The window ATCTAGGAATGAAAGATAAGATTTAAACAAAACTGCCGGTCTTCTGAAAACTGCACAAGGCCTTTCAGACGCTAATAAAAACAGGGTGTGGATACTTCTTAAATACCAGACTTTTTAGAAACCACAGACATGGTTTTCAAGAAGAAATGATCCACGGCACTTCCCATCTGAACTGCCCAGCTACACATTACCAAGACGAAAATAAACTTAACAATTTAATGACATTAAATGATATGTCTAGCTTTCAGACTTTTATAAAGAGCTGCAAATCATGTCAGTAACATCTTAACTCCCTCCTCTGTCAAACTACTGTTTAATAGTGCTTTAAATGTCACATATTTTAGCGCTCACAAGCTAGTTATTCGCAGCCTCTGCTCCGAAGATCTTAGTTGGAGAACACAActgctttttttcaaacttctCATTAACAGCCACAAATAAAAACGTTTGTCAACATGTTTGATCTGACTCAAATGCCACCTGCATAAATTACATGAACTCATTTCATATGGATCTTATGCAAGCCCAGGTGTGCAAAGCTCCTGTAGCACCCATCTGGCAACCATAATTAGGCAATCCAGCAAGAGATCTTCTACCTCTGGGCCTCGGGAGCAGATCTACTCTATATTCTCctcaaaacaacattttctttGACACGACGCTTCTGCcacgaacacacacaacacttcaGGAatcatttgtttgctttttttttgttgcactaATCCAAGGTTAAATCTCATATTGGACATCGTTGCAACAATGCCATGAGAGCACAGCTTCTATCACCAAGTATCTGACACCACAAAGCGCTTCACGGGTGAGTAATCCCTTCTTGTTGTTTTAAAGGGTAGTCATTTTGGATTAATGCTTTTCTTGGTGTCACCTGCTCAAAGAGTTCCCCACTGTTTTATTGTCAGGAGTCTAATGTCAGCCACCACGTTGGAGATGATTTTAATTAACTCTCCGCCACAACAACACTCTTGAGCACGGCAAGAGTTCCGCCCAACTGCGTTTTAATGCTTTTAACTAATTTCCTGAACACTACAGGAGAAGCTATGATGCAAAACGATCCAACGTGGCACAATCCAGCGCGTCTGAAATGATATAAAAGAGGATACGATCTCGGGGGTCAGAACAACGAAGCAAAGAGCTCCGGAAAGAAACTTACTTCACGGACCCAAGGCTTTGCACCTCCTGGAAGATCTTCACCATGAGACAGTCACTCATGTCCATCATCTTCGCCGCAGCACTCTTGATCGAGTGCTATGCACTGTCAGTGGCGTTACCAATGGGCAAGACTGATGACGGCTCCTTGGAGCAGGATACTTTCGCCTCGCTGCTGAGCGACGATGCAACAGAAAACGGCCTCGGCGACGAAGATCTGGCCACTGCGGTCAAAACCAGGAGACAGAGGGTAATCGTCATCGCCGATCCGAGCCTGTGGAGGGACCTGCGGGTGCTGCACAGCGGAGTGTCCCTCTACAAGCGAAGAGCTGACGACAACAGCCAGGTCATCGAGCAGAGAGACGCCGGCCAGGACCTGAACATCCCCATCCTGAGGAGGGACACAATGAGGTGCATGGTGGGACGGGT is drawn from Sander vitreus isolate 19-12246 chromosome 16, sanVit1, whole genome shotgun sequence and contains these coding sequences:
- the pmchl gene encoding pro-melanin-concentrating hormone, like encodes the protein MRQSLMSIIFAAALLIECYALSVALPMGKTDDGSLEQDTFASLLSDDATENGLGDEDLATAVKTRRQRVIVIADPSLWRDLRVLHSGVSLYKRRADDNSQVIEQRDAGQDLNIPILRRDTMRCMVGRVYRPCWEV